In the Anastrepha obliqua isolate idAnaObli1 chromosome 1, idAnaObli1_1.0, whole genome shotgun sequence genome, one interval contains:
- the LOC129235918 gene encoding oxysterol-binding protein-related protein 8 isoform X3: MWKKKFFARLANWATDSRDKYDGNQTEKSTGDPSKLNRKESYKAQRKNYRREKKRVASELLNSLQDPTVVVLADWLKVRGTLKSWTKLWCVLKPGMMLLYKSPKLKSSHWVGTIVLTSCQVIERPSKKDGFCFKLFHPLDQSIWAPRGPDKETIGAVVQPLPTAYLIFRAPSQAAGKCWMDALELSLRCSALLLRSNSSMGAVQGTSANDSAQISHETQWSEADYEKHFNEHDPSIERFSPSGSMQKRYSQYLMVPELNKSHGSSDASLASRAQTPIFQQLYTTMTNWERIVTNSAEKNLRKLRKAGHLGKRQSFDEMSSMGDLSDVSSIDFPSMLETHQSLKLKIRRHNQFQKSTSLGPMSHETSSSGDSVEEPIEGIERSGAMRALSAPPFVLNVKDLDGDSQNEGGPAAMSGVDTESESEGEAVVEEEPETPYVPLTEEEFGSVGEQVEELAEENKSLIWILVKQVRPGMDLSKVVLPTFILEPRSFLDKLADSYYHADILSRAVIEDDPFTRMKTVVQWYLSGFYKKPKGLKKPYNPILGETFRCYWEHPNGSRTFYIAEQVSHHPPVSTFYVTNRQDGFCISCSILAKSKFYGNSTSAVLEGVATLTLLPRGETYTLNTPYAHCKGILVGTLSMELGGKISIECENTGYKTELEFKLKPFLGGSDYTNLISGKIKLGKETMATISGHWDTEMTIKEAKTGEESLLFKADSETKHKRLVRYVVPLEAQLPNESERLWEKVSLAIRNDDQVGATEQKTVLEEAQRSSAKERKAMLTDWQPLHFHYDPLTTQWVYKYADLRPWDQRNDLRQYEANYKVLTKTRHRAPMVRNPSIVTADPLQLIKSSSLLKVKHQSRSILALAPDDDKTDSSLSNPDLSKVPNEKSSKSLKKLALAIEKMNHTLEEHTQHLRAIQSTLQRMQYNPRQVGRTSCGGFADIVPRTVPQTVVIKSMVYAFVGLAVCFLMKWMFK, translated from the exons GTACGCGGCACGCTGAAGTCATGGACAAAGCTATGGTGTGTACTAAAGCCAGGTATGATGTTGCTCTACAAAAGTCCTAAGCTGAAGAGCAGTCATTGGGTGGGTACAATTGTGCTGACGTCATGCCAAGTCATCGAGCGGCCGAGTAAGAAAGACGGATTCTGCTTTAAGCTTTTCCATCCACTGGATCAATCGATATGGGCACCACGCGGACCGGACAAGGAGACAATAG GCGCAGTCGTTCAACCCTTACCAACCGCTTACCTGATATTTCGCGCACCCAGTCAGGCGGCTGGTAAATGTTGGATGGATGCACTGGAGCTCTCCTTGCGCTGCTCAGCTTTGCTGTTGCGTTCAAATAGCAGCATGGGCGCTGTGCAGGGCACCAGTGCCAACGACAGTGCGCAAATATCACACGAAACGCAGTGGTCGGAGGCCGATTATGAGAAGCATTTCAACGAACATG ACCCAAGTATTGAGCGCTTCTCACCAAGTGGCAGCATGCAAAAACGCTACTCCCAATATCTAATGGTACCTGAGTTAAACAAGTCACACGGCAGTTCCGACGCAAGTTTGGCATCTCGCGCACAGACGCCAATTTTTCAGCAACTCTATACGACAATGACTAATTGGGAACGCATTGTTACCAACTCGGCGGAGAAAAATTTACGCAAACTTCGCAAAGCAGGACATTTGGGCAAGCGTCAATCGTTCGATGAGATGAGTTCGATGGGTGATCTGAGTGATGTTTCTAGTATTGATTTTCCATCAATGTTGGAAACTCATCAATCGTTGAAATTGAAGATACGTCGCCATAATCAATTCCAGAAATCTACTTCATTGGGTCCGATGTCGCATGAGACATCATCATCCGGTGATTCCGTGGAAGAACCTATAGAAGGGATAGAGAGATCAGGCGCAATGCGGGCACTGAGCGCGCCACCTTTTGTGCTCAACGTTAAGG ATCTTGATGGCGACAGTCAAAATGAAGGTGGCCCAGCTGCTATGTCTGGTGTGGATACTGAGTCGGAATCAGAGGGGGAGGCTGTGGTCGAAGAAGAGCCTGAAACACCATATGTGCCACTCACTGAAGAAGAATTCGGCTCT GTCGGTGAGCAGGTCGAAGAGCTTGCAGAGGagaataaaagtttaatttggATTCTAGTGAAACAAGTTCGTCCAGGCATGGATTTAAGTAAGGTGGTTTTGCCGACATTCATACTCGAGCCACGTTCATTTCTAGATAAACTAGCGGATTCTTATTATCATGCAGACATCTTGTCCAG AGCCGTTATCGAAGATGATCCATTTACGCGCATGAAAACCGTTGTTCAATGGTACCTATCTGGTTTCTACAAAAAACCCAAAGGTCTAAAGAAGCCATACAATCCCATACTGGGTGAAACGTTCCGTTGCTATTGGGAGCATCCGAATGGAAGCCGTACATTTTATATTGCCGAACAAGTATCGCATCATCCGCCAGTTTCGACATTCTATGTGACAAATCGTCAGGATGGTTTCTGCatcagttgctccatcttggcTAAATCGAAGTTCTATGGCAACAGCACATCCGCTGTACTAGAGGGCGTTGCCACACTCACATTATTACCTCGTGGTGAAACGTACACATTGAATACACCATATGCCCATTGCAAGGGCATACTTGTGGGCACTCTGTCCATGGAGTTGGGCGGCAAAATTAGCATTGAGTGCGAGAACACCGGTTACAAGACGGAACTGGAATTTAAGCTGAAACCATTCCTGGGCGGTTCGGATTATACCAATTTAATATCGGGCAAAATTAAGTTGGGTAAGGAGACAATGGCCACCATCAGTGGTCACTGGGATACAGAGATGACAATCAAAGAAGCGAAAACTGGTGAAGAGAGTTTGCTATTTAAAGCTGATTCCGAAACAAAACATAAACGTCTGGTGCGCTATGTTGTGCCACTAGAAGCTCAGTTACCTAACGAGTCAGAACGATTGTGGGAAAAAGTTTCTTTAGCAATACGTAATGATGATCAAGTTGGTGCAACAGAACAGAAAACCGTATTGGAAGAAGCCCAACGCAGTTCAGCAAAGGAACGAAAAGCTATGCTAACTGATTGGCAACCATTACATTTTCATTATGATCCGCTAACTACGCAG TGGGTTTACAAGTACGCCGATTTGCGTCCATGGGACCAACGCAACGATTTGAGGCAATACGAAGCTAATTACAAAGTACTCACGAAGACACGCCATCGGGCGCCAATGGTGCGTAACCCGAGCATCGTCACTGCTGATCCGTTGCAGTTAATTAAATCATCTTCTTTATTGAAGGTTAAACACCAAAGTCGCTCGATTTTGGCGCTCGCCCCCGATGATGACAAAACCGATTCCAGTTTATCGAATCCAGATTTGAGCAAAGTGCCAAACGAAAAATCTagcaaatcattaaaaaa attggCATTAGCAATCGAAAAGATGAATCACACTCTAGAGGAGCACACACAACACTTGCGTGCAATTCAATCAACTTTGCAAAGAATGCAATACAATCCCAGACAAGTGGGCCGGACATCTTGTGGAGGTTTCGCTGATATTGTGCCGCGCACCGTTCCCCAAACGGTGGTAATAAAGTCAATGGTTTACGCGTTCGTTGGCTTAGCTGTGTGCTTTCTTATGAAATGGATGTTTAAGTAA